Part of the Flavobacterium alkalisoli genome is shown below.
GGAAGGATAATGAATCCGCCGGCATTCCTCTTTTTACTGGCATCACTAACCACCTGTGCTGCCCTGTTTGCCCCTACAGGCTGGATGGCTATAGCCCTGTTTGTTCCGGCGATGCTCTCCTTTGCCTTTTTACTCCCTTTTGCTTTTGGAACAGGCCATTTGGTAGCTGGTAAAGGAAAACACGCTTTTGCAACTGGTTTGTTAATGCTGGGGTCGGGACTGCTCCCGGCAGCAATCGCACCACTCTTAACCGGACTCATTAGCGATATGGCAACAAAAGCAGGTATTCACAACGGATTACAGATCGGGCTTTTGGTAACACCGGTTTTCAGTTTACTTACGGGTATAGGATGCCTTATTATAAGCCGGAAGCTAACTGTCCCTTATCGAAAAACTCAAAATTATTAAAGTAAACCTATCCTATTAAAAACAATAGCAAGTCAGAGGAACTGTCCTGGTTTTGGTTAATCATTTCAAACTCGGAAGCTTCAATAACAGGATAACTTTTTAAAAACTATACATTATGATAAAGCATATTATTTCGCTGATACTTTTAATCGTTTCAGTGCTTCTCAGTCTAAGGCATGGTTGGAGCGCCTTTCAGCCGCCTACACCTCAACAGGCAGAAATGATGTCTATACTCGGTGTCAGCAAAAATGCCCTTCCCTATTTTGGAGCATTTTCGATACTTATCGGGTTACTATTACTGTTCCCAAAAACGTTTTTTATAAGCAATTTGATGCATGCCTTTACTATTTTAGTAATTATGGCATTATCTTTAAGAGCCGGAAATTTTAAAATTGCCCTGATCGAAATCCCTTTTTTGGCACTACCGCTTATACTGATTTGGCTAAAATATCCGTTTAAAAATTAAACTCTCTTTATGACTATGGAAGACCGAAAATTAATCCGTGTAAAATCGATAGCAGATGGATACCGCATGCGTATGCTGCCACCACCCGAACACCCCCTGATAAGCATATTAGACTGTGCCGAGGTAAAAGACAGCCATGAACCGGACAGCCCTTTAGCAAACGTTAATGTGGTTTTGGATTTCTACTTTATTTCCCTTAAAAGGGATTGCGATAAGTTAACGTACGGGCAGCAAAAGTATGACTTTGATGATGGGGTAATGGGATTCATAGCACCAAACCAGGTCGTGCGTGGGCAGCTTAGTGACCGTAAGGCCATGTCCGGCTGGCTGCTGTTCCTGCATCCCGACTTTCTGTGGGGAACACCACTCGCAAAAAAAATCAAGAAATACGAGTTTTTTGACTATAATGCCAACGAGGCACTGTTTCTTAGCGAAAAGGAAGAAAACATTATAAATGGCATTATAAACAATATCAAAGGGGAGTACCATGGCAACATTGACAAATTCAGTCAGGATATTATCATTTCACATCTGGAAACATTGTTTAACTATTGCGAGCGATTTTACCAGCGTCAGTTTATTACCCGGAAAATTACCAACAGTAAAATTCTTGGAAGTATTGAACAGACCTTAGAGGACTATCTCGATAATGAGGATTTGTCCTCAAAAGGGCTGCCGACGGTTCAATACCTTGCCGATTCACAAAACATCTCGCCTAAGTACCTTACAAGCCTTCTTAAGCAGCTGACAGGACTTACTGCACAGCAGCATATCCACGAAAAACTGATAGAAAGAGCTAAAGAAAAATTATCGACTACAGAACTTTCGATAAGTGAAATTGCTTATCAACTTGGGTTTGAGCATTCGCAAAGCTTCAGTAAATTATTTAAGGCAAAAACAAAACAAAGCCCTATTGAGTTTCGGGCAAGTTTTAATTGATTGTATCAAAAATATCTGGTTACAGTCTTGGAATCAGGTATCTTTATAAATTTGTAAAGCTCTCTGTGAATAGTATCGTATTGGTTCGTTTAAATTAAGGTGTGTATGACTAAAAAATCTACTCAGCAAACCCCCATTATACTTCCCCATCCTAATAGATTATTGGTTATTGAACCGTTGGATTATCCGAACCCGTACGACTTCAGCATACCGCATCGCCATGATTATTTTGAGATTATACTCATCGAAAGCGGTAAAGGTCATCAGTATATTGATTTCAAGCCCTATGAGATGAAAAGCGGACAGCTCTATAATGTTTATCCGGGACAGGTACACTTAATGCATCGGCATAATGCTCAGGGTCTGCTGATACAGTTCAGAAAAGACCTGTTTGAATTTATACAGCCGCTCCAGCATTACAATTTATATATCAGCAATCCGGTCTTTAATCCGGATGCAAAAACCTTCAGTCATCTTTACAGCATTACCCAAGAAATTTCAGCCTTATTGGCCCAGGAAGACCTTCCGCAGCTTGGTATTTACAAAGCGTACAGTTACCTGCAAATCATACTAATATCCATCTCTGAAATGCAGGACAAATCAATAACATTGGGAAACCATCATCTGGTTTCACATTTTCTTTCATTATTATCACAAAACATATACTCCAAAAGAAAAGTTACTGACTATTGCGAAATGATAAAATGTTCTCATGAAAAACTAAACAATGCTTGCAAGAGTGCGCTGGGCAAAACTACTTTAGAACTCATCCACGAAGAACTTATGTTGGAGATCCGCAGGCTTTTTCTGCTTAGTCCGCTCTCCCTTAAAGAAATTGCCTTTGAGCTTAATTTTGACAGCCAGGCCAATTTCAGCATCTTTATAAAAAATAAAACCGGCCTTACCCCTTCTGAACTGCAAACCTCCATACTTAAAAATTCATAAGCTATACTGTAATTTTCATAATTCTATTTGTTTAATGAGCTATAGATTTACAATAATAAAATATTATTGTAATGAGACTAATTTTAGCTTTACTGTTATTAACAATATCTCTCCAGGCTCAAGAACATAATATCTGGTATTTTGGAGCAGGTGCCGGACTTGATTTCAATAATGGTGTCCCAACTGCTCTGTCTGACGGGCAGATCCAAACTTCTGAAGGTACCGCATCAATATCAGATAGTGAAGGAAACCTATTATTTTATACTGATGGCAGAACTATTTGGAATCAAACCCATCAGATAATGGAAAACGGGCAGGATTTAATGGGACATTATTCGGCGACCCAGTCTGCCTTAATTATTCCCAAACCTGGCAGCCAGCAGCGTTTCTATGTATTTACCGTAACTGCATGGGGAGAGGCTAACGGATTCCGTTACTCAGAGATAGATATGACTGTCAACACAGGCTTGGGAGCTGTAATAGACAAAAACATTCTGGTACAAACACCTGTTGCCGAGGCATTAAACGCGACATGGCACAGCAACGGAGAAGATATTTGGGTAGTGGTGCACGGGTTTGAAAATAATTTATTCTACGCTTATCTTGTTACATCCGCCGGAGTATCTCTCAATCCGGTGACCAGCACTTCATTACATCCGTCTGATGCCTTCGGCCAAAGTTCAATAAAGATTTCTCCTGATGGTTCTAAGCTTGCCTTTACCAGACTAAATGGGCAAAACGGATTACAATTATTTGATTTTGATAATTCTACCGGCTTGATAACAAATCCTTTATTATTACACGGTCCAGGCTGCTATAGTACAGATTTCTCTTCTTCAGGAAATATTCTTTATATGACCAGGGGAGACAGTTTGAGACAATACAATTTATTAGCAGCAGACATAAGTGCATCGGCGGTAATAATCAACATCGATGAAACTGTTAGATTGTCGTCAATTCAGCGTGGGCCTGATAACAAAATCTACATTGCCCGGTATCTTCAGGACTATGTAAGTGTTATTAATAATCCTGAAATTTTAGGTACAGGATGCAATTTTGAATCAGTGGGTATAAACAACTTGGGAACAAACAGCATTCCACCAAGATACAGTACCAATGGACTACCCAATACCGTTCTTACTTCAGTTTTAAGAATTAATCAAAGTAATCAGGCGCTATGTGTAGGAGAACTGGCAACGTTCTCAATAAATCTATCAACCCAGCAATTTGATAGTATATTGTGGGACTTTGGAGATGGCGGTACCTCTCAGGAAAATAATCCCTCACATGCTTATCAATTGGAAGGCCTGTACACTGTTATACTCTCTACTAATAAACAGGGAATCTTTAAAACAGCTCAGCTGGATATTGTAGTATCACCAATCCCACAAATTACACAACCAGCAGCAATGGTGATGTGTGATGAGACAAGTAATGGAACAGCCGTTTTTAGCCTTGGGACACAAAATAGTGTACTTGTAGGCAGCCAGGCGCCGGATGATTACCTTATAACCTACCATCTCTCTGCAGAAGATGCGGAATTAGGGAATAATAGCATTGCTGAAAACTTTACCAATACCGCCAGCCCTCAAACCATTTTTGCCAGACTGGAAGCAATAAACTCAGGATGTTACGCCACAACATCTTTCGATCTTATCGTTAACC
Proteins encoded:
- a CDS encoding helix-turn-helix domain-containing protein, which produces MTKKSTQQTPIILPHPNRLLVIEPLDYPNPYDFSIPHRHDYFEIILIESGKGHQYIDFKPYEMKSGQLYNVYPGQVHLMHRHNAQGLLIQFRKDLFEFIQPLQHYNLYISNPVFNPDAKTFSHLYSITQEISALLAQEDLPQLGIYKAYSYLQIILISISEMQDKSITLGNHHLVSHFLSLLSQNIYSKRKVTDYCEMIKCSHEKLNNACKSALGKTTLELIHEELMLEIRRLFLLSPLSLKEIAFELNFDSQANFSIFIKNKTGLTPSELQTSILKNS
- a CDS encoding helix-turn-helix domain-containing protein — encoded protein: MEDRKLIRVKSIADGYRMRMLPPPEHPLISILDCAEVKDSHEPDSPLANVNVVLDFYFISLKRDCDKLTYGQQKYDFDDGVMGFIAPNQVVRGQLSDRKAMSGWLLFLHPDFLWGTPLAKKIKKYEFFDYNANEALFLSEKEENIINGIINNIKGEYHGNIDKFSQDIIISHLETLFNYCERFYQRQFITRKITNSKILGSIEQTLEDYLDNEDLSSKGLPTVQYLADSQNISPKYLTSLLKQLTGLTAQQHIHEKLIERAKEKLSTTELSISEIAYQLGFEHSQSFSKLFKAKTKQSPIEFRASFN
- a CDS encoding T9SS type B sorting domain-containing protein codes for the protein MRLILALLLLTISLQAQEHNIWYFGAGAGLDFNNGVPTALSDGQIQTSEGTASISDSEGNLLFYTDGRTIWNQTHQIMENGQDLMGHYSATQSALIIPKPGSQQRFYVFTVTAWGEANGFRYSEIDMTVNTGLGAVIDKNILVQTPVAEALNATWHSNGEDIWVVVHGFENNLFYAYLVTSAGVSLNPVTSTSLHPSDAFGQSSIKISPDGSKLAFTRLNGQNGLQLFDFDNSTGLITNPLLLHGPGCYSTDFSSSGNILYMTRGDSLRQYNLLAADISASAVIINIDETVRLSSIQRGPDNKIYIARYLQDYVSVINNPEILGTGCNFESVGINNLGTNSIPPRYSTNGLPNTVLTSVLRINQSNQALCVGELATFSINLSTQQFDSILWDFGDGGTSQENNPSHAYQLEGLYTVILSTNKQGIFKTAQLDIVVSPIPQITQPAAMVMCDETSNGTAVFSLGTQNSVLVGSQAPDDYLITYHLSAEDAELGNNSIAENFTNTASPQTIFARLEAINSGCYATTSFDLIVNPQPVIDMADNFPLCKGETILLEAPVGFEAYHWSTGHNDRTITVDTPGTYTVSVGLTVNGTWCGSSKTVTVYTSEAPTITQVSTDDWTASHNSISISVSGSGSYEYSLDGVTYQDSPEFNRLDSGIYNVYARDKNGCGIDMKEIVLLMYPRFFTPNDDGVNDTWRISYAWLEPNAMVHIFDRYGKRIVSFRGDSVGWDGKYHGSNLPATDYWFVVERESGRVYKGHFSLVR